Proteins from one Gloeocapsa sp. DLM2.Bin57 genomic window:
- a CDS encoding four helix bundle protein translates to MNSPHPTPDTPYPVYIRTSVSPRELNDSEAEAAETQVWLKFAVKCDYISTEQGRELYSNYNQVLSGLVKMINHPENWLIG, encoded by the coding sequence ATAAATTCACCACACCCCACACCCGATACCCCATACCCTGTCTACATCAGGACTTCTGTGTCACCCCGTGAGCTAAATGACTCTGAAGCAGAAGCCGCAGAAACTCAGGTTTGGCTCAAATTTGCGGTTAAATGTGACTATATATCTACCGAACAAGGAAGAGAATTATATAGTAATTATAATCAAGTGTTAAGTGGATTAGTCAAAATGATTAATCATCCAGAAAATTGGTTAATTGGTTAA
- a CDS encoding four helix bundle protein, which yields MDKGEKEQKTIKTHEDLVIYQKGFETAMIIFELSQQFPIEERYSLTDQIRRSSRSVCTNFAEAWRKRRYKGSFVAKLNDLTG from the coding sequence AAAAAGAGCAAAAAACCATTAAAACTCATGAAGATTTGGTCATCTATCAAAAAGGGTTTGAAACAGCCATGATTATTTTTGAATTATCCCAGCAGTTCCCCATAGAAGAAAGATACTCTTTGACTGACCAGATTAGACGTTCATCCCGGTCAGTTTGTACTAATTTTGCCGAAGCCTGGAGAAAACGTCGGTATAAAGGATCATTTGTAGCTAAACTAAATGACCTGACGGGGTGA